A single region of the Gossypium arboreum isolate Shixiya-1 chromosome 12, ASM2569848v2, whole genome shotgun sequence genome encodes:
- the LOC108450689 gene encoding putative glucose-6-phosphate 1-epimerase: MNNSGLAVEVSKDRNGTDQILLRNPRGASAKVSLHGGQVLSWRTDRGEELLFTSSKAIFKPPYAVRGGIPICFPQFGQRGSLEQHGFARNRTWIIDENPPPLHANDACGKAYIDLLLKPSEDDLKIWPHSFEFRLRVNLTADGNLSLISRIRNINCKPFSFSIAYHTYFSISDISEVRVEGLETLDYLDNLYQRERFTEQGDALTFESEVDRVYLGSRDAIAIFDHERKRTFFIKKEGLPDVGVWNPWEKKSKAMVDFGDEEYKQMLCVNGAAVEKPITLKPGEEWTGRLELSVVPSS; this comes from the exons ATGAATAATTCTGGGTTAGCTGTTGAAGTCTCAAAGGATAGAAATGGAACTGATCAGATTCTTCTTCGGAATCCTCGTGGGGCATCTGCAAAG GTTAGCTTGCATGGAGGACAGGTTCTTTCATGGAGGACTGACCGAGGTGAAGAATTGCTGTTCACAAGCAGCAAG GCAATTTTCAAGCCACCATATGCTGTTCGAGGAGGAATACCTATATGTTTCCCACAG TTTGGTCAGCGAGGATCGCTCGAGCAACACGGATTTGCCCGGAACAGGACTTGGATCATTGATGAGAATCCGCCACCATTGCATGCAAATGATGCCTGTGGCAAGGCCTATATCGATTTACTGCTAAAGCCATCGGAAGATGATTTGAAGATCTGGCCACACAG TTTTGAGTTTCGTCTTCGGGTAAATTTGACTGCGGATGGAAATCTTAGCTTGATATCACGTATCCGGAATATCAATTGCAAGCCTTTCAGTTTCTCAATTGCTTATCACACATATTTCTCCATATCTGATATCAG TGAAGTGAGGGTAGAGGGATTGGAGACTCTTGACTATCTTGACAACCTATACCAAAGGGAGCGCTTCACTGAACAAGGAGACGCCTTAACATTTGAATCCGAG GTGGACAGAGTTTATCTCGGTTCAAGAGATGCCATTGCAATATTCGACCACGAAAGAAAACGGACCTTTTTCATAAAGAAAGAAGGCCTTCCAGATGTTG GTGTTTGGAATCCATGGGAGAAGAAATCTAAAGCCATGGTTGATTTTGGGGATGAAGAATACAAACAAATGCTTTGTGTGAATGGGGCAGCAGTTGAAAAACCAATAACATTGAAGCCAGGTGAGGAATGGACTGGCCGTCTGGAGCTTTCGGTTGTCCCTTCAAGTTAA